Proteins encoded in a region of the Phalacrocorax carbo chromosome 17, bPhaCar2.1, whole genome shotgun sequence genome:
- the CPD gene encoding carboxypeptidase D — MAGAMRGLGRRRGRLLLPLLCALLLGPARAAHIKKAEVAAAAAAAAPGETLRYLHSAELGEALRALAAAAPPGLARLFSIGDSVEGRPLWVLRLTAGLGPERAGEEPGGAALPGRPQVKLVGNMHGDEPLARPLLLRLAQELVRGWAGGEERIGRLLNTTDLYLLPSLNPDGFERAREGDCGGGAEGGRENGRGRDLNRSFPDQFGAAEPDLEPVPEVRALIAWMRRNKFLLSGNLHGGSVVASYPYDDSPTHKPTGVYSKSADDEVFKYLAKAYASHHPIMRTGKPNCPGEEGETFQDGITNGAQWYDVEGGMQDYNYVWANCFEITLELSCCKYPPTSELQQEWENNRESLLAFIEKVHIGVKGFVKDAVTGAGLENATIVVAGIAHNITAGKCGDYHRLLVPGTYNVTAVVMGYTPMTRENIEVKEGAATEVDFSLQPTVMPPALNITQFTATPAPVSTVTPTPVHAGAPSPTSLHEPIQPVDFRHHHFSDMEIFLRRYASEYPSITRLYSVGKSVELRELYVMEISDNPGTHEAGEPEFKYIGNMHGNEVVGRELLLNLIEYLCKNFGTDPEVTDLVRSTRIHIMPSMNPDGYEKSQEGDRGGTVGRNNSNNYDLNRNFPDQFFHVADPPQPETLAVMTWLKTYPFVLSANLHGGSLVVNYPFDDDEQGIAIYSKSPDDAVFQQLALSYSKENTKMYQGSPCKDMYPTEYFPHGITNGAQWYNVPGGMQDWNYLHTNCFEVTIELGCVKYPKAEELPKYWEQNRRSLLQFMKQVHHGVWGFVLDAMDGRGILNATISVADINHPVTTYKDGDYWRLLVQGKYKITASARGYDPVTKVVEVGSKGGVQVNFTLSRTDIKAEEGKVPVLNTPETSDPNEKEFETLIKDLSAENGLEHLLLTSSGDISPYRYRPYKDLSESLRGLYLNYPHITNLTSLGQSVEFRQIWSLEISNKPNQSEPEEPKIRFVAGIHGNAPVGTELLLALAEFLCMNYKKNAAVTKLIDRTRIVIVPSLNPDGREIAQERGCTSKIGETNAHGKDLDTDFTSNYSRYSGTREPETKAIIENLILKHDFSLSVALDGGSLLVTYPYDRPAQTVENKETLKHLASLYANNHPLMHLGQPGCPNKSDETIPGGVIRGSQWHSHLGSMKDFSLMFGHCPEITVYTSCCYFPSAGQLPGLWADHRKSLLSMLVEVHKGVHGFVQDKSGKAISKATIILNEGLKVYTKEGGYFHVLLAPGLHNIDAIADGYQQKHVKVFVRHDAPSSVFIVFDTENRIFGLPRELVVTVAGASMSALVLTACIIWCVCSIKSNRHKDGFHRLRQHHDDYEDEIRMMSTGSKKSLLSHEFQDETDTEEETLYSSKH, encoded by the exons atggcgggcGCGATGCGGGGGctcggccggcggcgggggcggctgctCCTCCCGCTCCTCTGCGCCCTGCTGCTGGGCCCGGCCCGCGCCGCGCACATCAAGAAGGCggaggtggcggcggcggcggcggcggcggcgcccggcgAGACGCTGCGGTACCTGCACTCGGCCGAGCTGGGCGAGGCGCTGCGGGCGCTggcggccgcggcccccccgGGCCTGGCTCGGCTCTTCAGCATCGGCGACTCGGTGGAGGGGCGGCCGCTGTGGGTGCTGCGCCTcacggcggggctggggccggaGCGGGCCGGCGAGGAGCCCGGCGGAGCGGCCCTGCCCGGCCGGCCGCAGGTGAAGCTGGTGGGGAACATGCACGGGGACGAGCCGCTGGCGCGGCCGCTGCTGCTGCGCCTGGCCCAGGAGCTGGTGCGGGGCTGGGCCGGCGGCGAGGAGCGCATCGGCCGCTTGCTCAACACCACCGACCTCTACCTGCTGCCCAGCCTCAACCCCGACGGCTTCGAGCGCGCCCGCGAAGGCGActgcggcggcggggcggagggcGGCCGGGAGAACGGCCGCGGCCGCGACCTCAACCGCAGCTTCCCCGACCAGTTCGGGGCCGCCGAGCCCGACCTGGAGCCCGTACCCGAGGTGCGAGCCCTCATCGCCTGGATGCGCCGCAACAA GTTTCTGCTCTCTGGCAATCTTCACGGTGGCTCGGTGGTTGCAAGCTATCCCTATGATGACTCTCCCACACATAAGCCCACAGGAGTCTACAGTAAATCAGCTGATGACGAAGTGTTCAAATATTTGGCAAAAGCTTACGCGTCACACCACCCTATAATGAGAACTGGCAAACCCAATTGCCCTGGCGAGGAGGGAGAGACCTTCCAAGATGGTATCACAAACGGTGCCCAGTGGTACGATGTGGAAG gtGGGATGCAGGATTACAACTACGTGTGGGCCAACTGCTTTGAGATCACGTTGGAGCTGTCCTGCTGCAAATATCCACCGACCTCCGAGCTTCAGCAGGAGTGGGAGAACAACCGGGAGTCTCTCCTTGCTTTCATTGAGAAG GTCCACATTGGTGTGAAAGGCTTTGTCAAGGACGCAGTCACTGGAGCTGGCCTGGAGAATGCGACCATTGTTGTCGCCGGTATTGCTCATAACATCACAGCGGGCAAATGTGGCGATTACCACCGACTGCTTGTGCCTGGGACCTACAACGTGACCGCAGTTGTAATGGG TTACACACCAATGACCAGAGAAAACATCGAGGTGAAGGAGGGAGCTGCAACAGAAGTGGATTTCTCCTTGCAGCCAACTGTAATGCCCCCAGCTCTTAACATCACGCAGTTCACGGCAACACCCGCTCCTGTCTCTACCgtcacccccacccctgtgcaCGCAGGGGCCCCAAGCCCAACGTCTCTCCATGAACCCATCCAACCTGTGGACTTCCGCCACCATCACTTTTCAGACATGGAGATCTTCCTGCGGCGGTACGCCAGCGAGTACCCCAGCATAACCCGACTCTACTCTGTGGGCAAGTCGGTGGAGCTGCGGGAGCTCTATGTGATGGAGATCTCTGACAACCCTGGCACGCATGAAGCAG GTGAGCCGGAGTTCAAGTACATCGGTAACATGCATGGCAATGAAGTTGTGGGGCGAGAGCTTCTCCTGAACCTCATCGAGTACCTCTGCAAGAACTTTGGCACAGATCCTGAGGTGACCGACTTGGTCCGGAGCACACGGATCCACATCATGCCGTCCATGAACCCTGATGGCTATGAGAAGTCCCAGGAAG GAGATAGAGGAGGTACCGTTGGcagaaacaacagcaacaactaCGACCTGAACCGGAACTTCCCAGATCAGTTCTTCCACGTGGCAGACCCTCCGCAGCCAGAAACTCTCGCTGTCATGACCTGGTTAAAGACTTACCCCTTTGTGCTCTCCGCAAACCTGCACGGAG GTTCTCTGGTGGTTAATTACCCCTTTGATGATGATGAACAAGGAATAGCCATATACAGTAAATCCCCAGACGATGCTGTGTTTCAGCAGCTGGCGCTTTCCTACTCCAAG gaaaacacGAAGATGTATCAGGGAAGCCCTTGTAAGGATATGTACCCCACCGAGTACTTCCCGCACGGCATCACTAATGGGGCTCAGTGGTACAACGTTCCAG GTGGCATGCAAGACTGGAATTACTTACATACAAACTGCTTTGAAGTGACCATTGAGTTGGGCTGCGTGAAGTATCCGAAAGCTGAGGAGCTGCCGAAGTACTGGGAGCAGAACCGCCGATCTCTTCTCCAGTTCATGAAACAG GTTCACCACGGCGTCTGGGGGTTTGTGCTGGATGCTATGGATGGAAGGGGCATTCTCAACGCCACCATCAGCGTTGCCGACATCAACCACCCGGTGACCACGTACAAGGATGGAGACTACTGGCGCCTCTTGGTCCAGGGGAAGTACAAAATCACAGCATCTGCGCGAGG GTATGATCCAGTCACTAAGGTGGTGGAAGTTGGCAGCAAAGGTGGGGTACAAGTCAACTTCACTCTTTCACGGACAGACATCAAAGCggaggaggggaaggtgccAGTCCTGAACACCCCAGAAACCAGTGACCCCAACGAGAAGGAGTTTGAGACCCTGATCAAAGATCTGTCTGCTGAGAAtggcctggagcacctcctgcTTACCTCCTCGGGGGACATCTCTCCTTACCGATACCGCCCGTACAAGGACCTCTCCGAGTCCCTCCGAGGCCTCTATCTGAACTACCCGCACATCACAAATCTCACCAG TTTGGGTCAGAGCGTCGAGTTCCGTCAGATCTGGTCCCTCGAAATCTCCAACAAGCCCAACCAGTCCGAGCCTGAGGAGCCAAAGATCCGCTTTGTTGCTGGTATTCATGGAAACGCTCCCGTCGGTAcggagctgctcctggcactggcagaATTTCTTTGCATGAACTACAAGAAGAATGCTGCTGTTACAAAG CTGATCGACCGAACACGGATTGTGATCGTGCCTTCCCTGAATCCAGACGGACGTGAGATAGCGCAGGAGAGAGGCTGCACGTCGAAGATAGGCGAGACTAATGCTCACGGCAAAGATCTGGACACGGACTTCACAA GCAATTACTCCCGGTACTCGGGGACACGAGAGCCTGAGACCAAAGCCATCATTGAGAACTTGATATTGAAGCACGATTTCAGCCTCTCTGTTGCGCTGGACGGAGGATCTCTGCTCGTCACTTACCCGTATGATAGGCCAGCGCAGACAG TGGAGAACAAAGAAACACTGAAGCATTTGGCATCTCTGTATGCAAACAACCACCCGCTGATGCACTTGGGCCAGCCAGGCTGTCCAAATAAGTCGG ATGAGACTATTCCTGGCGGTGTGATCCGTGGCTCTCAATGGCACAGTCACTTGGGAAGCATGAAG GACTTCAGCCTTATGTTTGGTCACTGTCCTGAGATCACTGTTTATACCAGCTGCTGTTACTTCCCGAGCGCAGGGCAGCTTCCCGGCCTGTGGGCAGACCACAGGAAATCTCTCCTTAGCATGCTTGTGGAG gTTCATAAGGGAGTCCACGGGTTTGTCCAAGACAAGAGCGGCAAGGCAATTTCTAAAGCTACCATTATCCTTAATGAAGGTTTGAAGGTCTACACTAAAGAAGGTGGATATTTCCACGTGCTGTTGGCTCCAGGTTTGCATAACATCGATGCGATAGCTGACGGGTACCAGCAGAAACATGTCAAG GTCTTTGTACGCCATGACGCACCCAGCTCTGTGTTCATTGTGTTTGACACGGAAAACAGGATATTTGGTCTGCCAAGGGAGCTGGTTGTAACTGTTGCAG GTGCAAGTATGTCTGCTCTGGTCCTCACCGCCTGCATCATCTGGTGTGTCTGCTCGATTAAGTCCAACAGACACAAGGATGGCTTCCACCGCCTCCGGCAGCACCACGACGATTACGAGGACGAAATCCGCATGATGTCCACCGGCTCAAAGAAGTCCCTCCTGAGCCATGAATTCCAGGATGAAACAGACACTGAAGAAGAAACACTGTACTCCAGCAAACACTGA